GCCGCACTGGATGCTGGTCTCCTCCATAAAGGCCTGCTGAATGTCAGATAGCTCGCCGTTGGGACCCATGAGACCCTCCAGCGTGGTGATATGCTTGCCCTCGGCCCACACCGCCAGATACAGGCAGGAGTTATAGCACTCGCCGTCGATGAGGACGTTGCAGGCGCCGCACTCCCCCACCTCGCAGCCCTTTTTCACGGAGGTCATGGAGAAGTCGTTGCGGAGCATATCCGTCAGAGAGGCCCGGACGTCTATCATCCGCTCCACCTCCTTGCCGTTGAGGAAGAAGGTCACCAGCTGATACTGATTCTTTGCCATTACAGCTCACCTCCCGCCAGCTTCACAGACTCCATGAGACACCGCTTGGCGCTCTCCACGGCGATGTGAGAGCGGAATGCCTTGCTGGCCCGCCACGAGTCACGGGGATGGATGTCCTCCAGCACCGCTTTTCCGAAGCCCTCGATGTTCTCCAGCGTCACGGGCTTGCCGTTGATAAACTCCTCGGCGTGAGGCGCACGCATAGGGACGGGCCCCGCCACGCCGAAGGCGATCCGCACCCGGTCGAAGGTCTTTTTATCCTCGCTGAGCCGGGCGTTAACGGAGGTTCCCAGCGTGGCGATATCCATGGCGTTGCGCATGGCGTACTTGATGTAGTGGCCGAAGGTGCGGTCGTAGGATGCCTTGGGGATCAGGATGGCGGTCTGAATTTCGCCCTCCTCCACCCGCAGATCCACGGTGCCGGCCTTCAGGTAGAAGTCCTTAATGGGTACCCGGCGGACGCCGTTTTTGCCGGTGATCTCCACCATGGCCTCCCATGCGTGGAGGGTGGAGGCGGAGTCGGCGGAGGTCACACCGTTGCAGGTGTTGCCGCCGATGGTACCGGCGTTGCGGATCTGAGGGCCGCCCACCATATCCACCGCCTCGCCCAGCACGTTGATATACTGTTGGATCAGAGGATCGGCGGTGATGTGGCTGAAGGTGGTGAGACTACCGATGCGGAGGTTCTCCTCCTCATCCAGCGTCACGCCTCGCATTTCATGGCAGCCCTGAATACTGATGAGGGCCTTTCCGGCCCGCTTGCCCTCCCGCATCTGCACCAGCACGTCGGTGCCGCCGGCGATGATCTGGGCCTCGGGATGCTCCAGCCGCAGGCGGATGGCGTCCTGTACGCTTTCCGCCTGATAGAGCGCTGACATATCATACATAGCGGTATTTCCTCCTTAGTCCCGGATCAGGCCCTCTTCCGTGAAGCGCTGGAAGAGGACGTGGGGGGTGATGGGGTCCTGATCGATGGCCACGCCGGTGGCGTTGTAGATGGCGTTGCGAATGGCGGGCGCACCGGAGCAGGCCGGGGGCTCGCCCAAGGCCTTGGTGCCGAAGGCACTGGTGGGCTCGGCGTTCTCCACGAACTGCGCCTCCAGATGGGGGTGATCCATGATGGTGGAGAGCTTGTAGTCCAGCAGATTGTTATTCAGGGGCCGGCCGGTCTTTTCGTCGAACAGCAGCTGCTCCGACAGGCCGTAGCCAATGGCCATGGACATACCGCCGTGGACCTGCGCCTCTGCCAGCGCCGGGTTCACCAGCTTGCCGCAGTCGTGGACGTTGATGATCTCCTGAAGTGTCACCTTGCACATGGGGATGTCCACCTCCACCACGGCAAAGGTGCAGCCGAAGGAATAGGCGTTATTGCGGATGGTATAAGTACTCTCGGCAGTGATGTGCTGGGAGTCGGCAGGGTCATACTGGGCGTGCATGGCCAGCTCCGACAGACTCATGAGCACCTTGCCGTCGGTGTTGCGGACGATATTGCCGTCCACGATATCCATGTTGTACACCGCCTGACGGGTGAGCTTGGAGGCATAATCCAGAATCTTCTCCTTCAGCATCAGGCCCGTCTGGCGGATGGAGAAGCCCGCCACATACGTCTGGCGGGAGGCATAAGCACCCAAGCCCGTAGGCGTGATGTCGGTATCCTGACAGGACACCACATGGACCTTACGGTAATCGCCCAGACCCACCACGTCGGAGGTCATCTGGGCATAGGCGGTATCGGCGCCCTGACCGATCTCCGTCTCGCCGCACTGCATGGTGACGCTGCCGTCCAGATTCAGCAGCATCCGATTGGAGGACGTCTCCAACGAGATGGGATAGACGGCGGTGTTATACCAGAAGGTGGCCACGCCGATGCCGTGGCGGATGGGGCCGGTCTCCTTGGCGAACTCCGCCTTTTTGCGGTCGTAGTCGATGTACTTCTTACCAACCTCCAGACACTGGCGGAAGGAATCCTCATAGTTGACGTTGTGGGAGAAGCTGTCCTCGAAGCCCTTGGGCATGAGGTTCTGCATCCGGAAGGCCAACGGGTCCATACCCACGGCCTTGGCGCACTCGTCCACGTTGGACTCGTCGGCAAAGGAGGCCTGAGGCATTCCGTAGCCACGCATGGCTCCGGCGGCGGGACGGTTGGTGAACACCGTCCACGCATCGCACTCCATGTTGTCACAGGGATAGTGCTGGGAGAAGGAGTCCATGGCTTTGGCCACGATGCTGTGGCCGTGGGAGGCATAGGATCCCTGATTGGAGTAGAGCTCCACCTTCCGGGCGGCGAAGGTGCCGTCCTTGCGGAGCCACGAGACGATGTGGAAGCGGATGGCGTGGCGCACACGGTTGGAGACGAAGGTCTCCTCACGGGAGCAGTCCACCCGGACACAGCGGCCGTGGACCTGCGTGGAGCACCAAGCGCACAGGGGTTCATAGAGGGCGTCCTGCTTGTTGCCGAAGCCGCCGCCGATATAGGGCTTCACCACCCGGATATCGCTCCACGGGCGGCCCAGCGCCTGTCCCACCACACGGCGGATGATATGGGGGATCTGGGTAGAGGATACCACCGTGATGCGGCCGTTCTCCTCGTAGGCGAAGCAGCCGTGGTTCTCGATGTGGCAATGCTGCACCGTGGGCGTCTCGTACCAGCCCTCCACCTTAATGAGGCCCGGCTCCTGAATGGCGGCCTGATAGTCGCCCGTCTTCATATCGGTGTGCTTGAGGATGTTGTTGGGGTAGGCCTCGTGGAGCTGGGGAGCGCCGGGCTCCATGGCCTTCTGCACATCCAGCACGAAGGGCAGCTCCTCGTATTCCACCTGCAGCGCCCGGACGCCCTGCATGGCGGCCACCTCGTTTTCTGCAATGACCACCGCCACGTCGTCGCCGTAGTAGCGGACGTGCCGGTTCAGCAGGTGGCGATCCGCCACGTCCTGATGGCCGGGGTCCATGGACCAGGGGTGGCCCGCCGTGGGGAACGGGTGCTCCGGCACGTCGAAACAGGTCAGCACCTTCACCACGCCGGGGATCTGCTCCGCCGCCGAGGTGTCCACCGACTTGACGAAGCCGTGGGCGATAGTGGCGTGCTTGATGCGGACATACAGTGCATCACGGGGCATGAGGTCCTCGTAGTATTTGGTGCGGCCGGTGGCCTTGTCAAAGGCGTCTACCCGCACCTCGGCTTTTCCTACTTCAGCCATGTAGTGTTCCTCCTTATGTCAGCGTCGCTGCGATAGCCGGAGTTACCGGCAAAAGTACCTATAAATTTAAGATATCATAGCATAAAATTCGTCATTTGCATAGTCCTTTTCGTAATACTAATTATAGGATAACGGTGGTTGACTGGAATGGGCATTTCCGGGTATACTGTAAGAAAATGACGGGACAAAGGAGGGAGCGGCATGGCACAGCTGCGGATCGGATGCGTGGTGATGGCGGCGGGAAATGCCCGGCGCTTCGGGGAGAACAAGCTGGCGGTGCAGGTACAGGGCAAGGCGCTGTTCCGCCGGGCGCTGGAGGCTGTGCCGGCGGAGCGGTTCATCCGGACGGTGGTGGTGAGCCAGTACCCGGAGGTGCTGGAGCTGGCCCACCGCATGGGCTTCGTGCCGGTACCCAACCGGCATCCGGACTGGGGCATCAGCCACACCATCTCGCTGGGGCTGGGGAAGCTGCCGGAGATGGATGCGGCGCTGTTTCAGGTGGCGGATCAGCCCCTGCTGCGCCGGGAGAGCGTGGGGAGCCTAGTGGACTTTTACCGGGAGCATCCGGAGCACATCGCTGCGCTGGGTCACGACGGTATCCGGGGGAACCCCTGCCTGTTCCCGGCACGGCTGTTCCCGGAGCTGCTGGCTCTGCAGGGGGATCACGGCGGCAATCAGGTGATCCGCCGCCATGAGGAGGACCTCCTCTTATGGGAGGTCCCGGCTCCGGAGCTGACGGATGTGGATACGCCTCAGGTGCTGGCGCAGCTGCGGCGGGATATGGCGGAGGAGTGAGGGGTCTCCGACAAATCGATCGTCGCTTTGAAAAAGGCACGGGGCTGCGGTGCAGCCCCGTGCCTTTTCAGGTTTTGATCAGAATGCGGCGAGTGGAGACACGTTGGGGAGAATCAGTCCTCCTTCTCCTCCTCCACCATCTCTTGGGCTTCCTCCACCAGTTCCTCGGCTTCGCCCAGAACCTCCTGCTCCCGGATCTGTGCCGGGGTCAGGACACGCTCCGCCTGCTCCTCCCGGAGCACCAGATAGTAGGCCAGTGCCAGCTGGGGCAGCACGCCCCAGACGCCCCGCACGTCCAGCCACTTCACCGCCAGCCAACTCCAGACGGCTCCGGCGTGGAAGGCCAGCAGAGTGGAGCCGTAGAACCACAGCTTTGTCAGCTGCTCCCGCTCTCCCTCGCACAGGTAGTGGGCCAGCGCCAGAGATGCCTGCTTGGTGTTGTTGCTGTTAAAGATCGTGGCGCTCTGGAAGCCTCTGGCGCCGGCAAAGGTGCTCCACTGGATGCTCATGGAGAAGAACACCGGATACAGTGCCACCAGCGGAGTCATATCCGCCGGGAAAAAGCCCATGGCGATGGCCGCCGCCGCCGTGATGCACGGCGACAGCCGCCGCATATCCACATGGAACACGTGGGGGACGATGACGGAGAGCATGACGCCCACCACGTAGATCACCAGACACAGCAGGTGCAGCAGCACACTGCTCCCCCGGCCAAAGAGGGCATCAATGACCAGCTCCACCAGATTCATGGTCTGGGAACTGCCCAGTATCCCGCCGCGGCACAGCAGGGCGTAACCGCCGAAAAAGCCGCCTATTGCAGCAAAGGCCAGGTGGCGGCAATGATCGATAGGAAGAAGCTTCTGTTCCGTCATGGTATAACTCCTATAAATAACGACAAAATAATCCTTCGTTAGTATATCAGCCTGCGGCGTTTCCGCAAGGGAAAAACTGCATAAAAATCCCGCAAAAATGCGGCGTTTCTTGTGTTGACAACGGCGGGATCTGTGGTAAAATAGAGAGCGTGAAATGCGCTGACGAAACGAGTCCGCCATGTGCCGCCCAAAGCGAGAGGGGAAGCGGTGGAAGCCCCTTGTCCGGCCGGTGTGACAGCCACTTCCGAGCAGGCGGCGACGAGCCGCACGCCCCATCCCCGTTACCGGATGACCGAGATGGCGGCCTTGGCCGTTCAATTAGGGTGGTACCGTGAAGCAAGTCTTCGCCCCTATGTGTGGGCGGGGGCTTTTTGTTTTTTCGGCAGCCCTCCTGCGTCCCGGTGTTTCCGATTTTCCCCCGAAGTTCTGTTTTACAGGAGGTGGCCTGTGAGTTATCAGCTGATCGACATGACCAAGGACCCACGCAGCGGGCAGTTTGCCTATTTCCGTCAAATGCTCTTTCCCTTCGCCGGAGTCACGGCGGAGGTAGACATCACGGACTTCGCCGCACGGCGGCAGGGGCGGCCCTTCTTCCTGAGCTTCCTCTATGCCGTGGTACGGGCCGCCAACGCCGTCCCCCAGCTGCGCCGCCGCATCCGGGCGGACGGCAGCGTGGTGGAATACAACTGGTGTCCCCCTTCCTACACCGCCATGAAGCCCGACGGGGTATACGTATACTGCACGGTGGAGGGGGATCTGCCCTATGAGGCGTTCGTGGCGCTGGGACAGCGGCGACAGGAGGAGGTACTTCGACGGGGTACCCTCACCGAGGACGGAGACGCTTTGAGTTTCTTCTTTGTGTCCAGCCTGCCGTGGCTGCACTATTCCCAGCTGGAGCATCCCGCCGTCAGCGCCGACGACTCCAACCCCCGCATCAGCTGGGGCAAGGCTGTCACCAAGCATGGACGCACTACCCTGCCGGTGTCGCTGTTTGTAAACCACGCCCTGGCAGACGGGCTGCACATCTCACAGTTCTTCGCCGGTCTGGAGCGGGAGCTTCAGGCGCTGGCAGACAGCTGGCAGGCAGAGGAGTGACGGCATCCGGTCACAGAGGTCTGTCACAGATCTGCCACAAAAGAAAATTCTGCAATTCCGATTGCAAGCAAAAGGAGTAATGCATCATGTCTCATCCCTATCACGGGCTTAATGAGCTGCGGGAGATGTTCCTGTCGTTCTTCGAGTCCAAAGGTCATCTGCGGCTGCCCAGCTTCTCTCTGGTGCCGCAGAACGACAAGTCCATCCTGCTCATCAACGCCGGCATGACCCCCATGAAGCCGTGGTTCAAGGGCGAGGAGGAGCCGCCCCGCCGCCGGGTCTGCACCTGTCAGAAGTGCATCCGCACCGGCGACATTGAGAACGTGGGCAAGACCGCCCGCCACGGCACCTACTTCGAGATGCTGGGCAACTTCTCCTTCGGTGACTACTTCAAGCATGAGGCCATCGCATGGAGCTGGGAGTTCCTGACTGAGGTGGTGGGGCTGGAGCCTGACCGGCTGTACCCCTCCATCTATCTGAACGACGACGAGGCCTTCGACATCTGGAACAAGGAGGTAGGCATCCCCGCCGAGCGCATCTTCCGCTTCGGCAAGGAGGACAACTTCTGGGAGCACGGCTCCGGTCCCTGCGGCCCCTGCTCCGAGATCTACTATGACCGTGGGCCGGAGTACGGCTGCGGCAAGCCCGGCTGCACCGTGGGCTGCGACTGTGACCGATACATCGAGATCTGGAACAACGTGTTCTCCCAGTTCGACAACGATGGCCACGGCAACTACACCGAGCTCAAGCAGAAGAACATCGACACCGGCATGGGCCTGGAGCGTCTGGCCTGCGTGTGCCAGAACGTGGACAGCCTCTTCGACGTGGACACCGTGATGAATATCACCCACAAGGTGTCTGAGCTCACCGGCGCTCACTACGGCGAGACGGAGAAGCGGGATGTGTCCCTGCGGGTCATCACCGACCACATCCGCTCCGCCACCTTCATGATCTGCGACGGCATCCTGCCCTCCAACGAAGGGCGGGGCTATGTGCTGCGGCGTCTGCTGCGCCGGGCCGCCCGCCACGGGAAGCTGCTGGGTGTCAACGATCCCTTCCTGTATCAGGTGGTGGACACCGTGATCCATGAAAATGAGGGCCAGTATCCTGATCTGCGGGAGAAGCAGACCTATATCACCAAGGTCATCCGCACGGAGGAGGAGAATTTCGGCCGCACCATCGACGGCGGCATGAAGATCTTCTCCGACCTGCTGGCAGAGCACAAGCAGAAGCTGGAGAAAATTTTCTCCGGCGCCGACGCCTTCCGGCTGTATGACACCTTCGGCTTCCCCATCGACCTGACCATGGAGATGGCGGCGGACGAGGGCCTCAGCGTGGACGAGAACGCTTTCCAGAAGCTGATGAAGGAGCAGAAGGAGCGGGCCCGTGAGGCCCGGAAGGCACTGGGCGATCTGGGCTGGGCCGGTGTGGAGTTCGGCAAGGACGTGCCGGCCACGGAGTTCGTGGGCTATGACCACAGCGAGTGCGACGCCAAGATCGTGGCCATCGTGGCCGATGAGGAGCTGCGGGACGAGGTGGCCGCCGGGGCCGAGGCCGTGGTGGTACTGGATCACTCCCCCTTCTACGCCGAGATGGGCGGTCAGGTGGCCGACCACGGCACCATCACCGCCGACGGCGTGGTGTTCACCGTGGCGGACGTACAGAAAAACAAGGGCGGCAAGTTCATGCACTATGGCCGTCTGGCACAGGGTGTGCTCCACGTGGGAGACACCGTTCACGCCGCCATTGACATGGAGCGCCGCAAGGCCATCCAGCGTGCTCACAGCACCACCCACCTGCTGGATGCGGCGCTGAAAAAGGTGCTGGGTGACCACGTCCATCAGGCGGGCTCTCTGGTGGAGCCGGACCGCCTACGCTTCGACTTCACCCACTTTGAGGCCATCTCCCCGGAGGAGCTGCGGCAGGTGGAGGAACTGGTGAACGACGCCATTCTGGAGGGCTATCCCGTGGTGACGGAGGCGCTGCCCATCGAAGAGGCCAAGAAGAAGGGCGCCGTGGCCATGTTCGGTGAGAAGTACGGCGAGACCGTCCGGGTGGTGGAGATGAGCGACTTCTCCGTGGAGTTCTGCGGCGGCACCCATGTGGACAACACCGCCAAGGCCGGTCCCTTCCGCATCAAGAGTGAGAGCAGCGTCGCCTCCGGCGTGCGCCGCATCGAGGCCACCTGCGGCAAGCTGAGCCTGAAGGCTATGGAGAGCAGTCAGGGCGTGCTGAGCCGGGCGGCCCAGTTCCTGAAAACCGCCCCCTCCGGGCTGCTGGAGCGGATGGAGCAGCAGGCCAACGAGATGAAGCAGCTGCGTCAGGCGCTGGAGAAGTTCAAGGCCGAGGCATCTCTGGGTGAGGCCCGGCAGTTCCTGGCCTCCGCCAAGACGGTGAAGGACCTCCATGTTCTCGCCACCACCCGCAACGGCGTGGACACCGCCGAGCTGCGGACCATGGGCGATTTCCTGCGGGATAAGGACCCCAAGGCCGTGGCGGTCATCGCCAGCATCAACGGCGAGAAGATCACCTTCCTGGCCGTGTGCGGCAAGGAGGCGGTGGCCCGTGGCATCAAGGCCGGTGATCTGGTGCGGCACGTGTCCGCCATCTGCGGCGGCAAAGGCGGCGGCAAGCCGGATTCCGCCATGGGCGGCGGCAGCGATCCCCTGAAGGTGGACGATGCGCTGGCCTCCGTGGACGATTTCGTGTCCGAGAAGCTGGGCTGAGACGAAAGGAGCATCCTATGAAAAACGATTGCCTGTTCTGCGCCATTGCCGGTGGGGAGATCCCCTCCAACAAGGTGTATGAGGACGAGCTGTGCTATGCCTTTTATGACATCGCCCCTCAGGCGCCCACCCATTTTCTGGTGATCCCCAAGGCCCACATCGCCTCCGTGGCGGAGGTGAACGGCGGCAACAGCGCCGTGGTGGCCCACATCTTCGAGGTCATCGCAAGACTGTGCCGGGAGAAGGGACTGGAAAGCTACCGGGTGGTATCCAACATCGGGGAGCAGGCGGGGCAGAGCGTCCACCACCTGCACTTCCATGTGCTGTCCGGCCGGGATATGACCTGGCCTCCAGGCTAAGAGCACCGAGAAGCAGCGTAGAATTTCAGAAAGCCCGTCCGGCCCGCTGAATGCGGGCCGGATGGGCTTTTACATTATCATATATAGAGGACTTGGGGTCGTTAAAACAGCTCCGGATACAGGGCGGTGATCTGCTGATACCAGTCCTGATAGTCGTGCAGGTCGTCTCCCTCGATCACATATACCTCCCACGCATCAGCGGAGTCGGAGGCGGTAAGGGGTTCGTCCGTCAGGGGATACTTGCCCTTCTCCAGTTCCGTGGGGAAGTACATCCCGGCGTAGACGGAGTCCCTGTCGTAGGCGGTGAGGAACAGCAGATAGGACTCGCCCTCCTGCATGGGGAGGTAGCCGCCCTGCGTCCAGAGAACATTGTCCACCAGATAGCACTCCTCAGTGATGACCAGCTGCTCCGGGGGCTCCCCCTTCAGCACCTGCGATACCGTGCCGGTGGTCCTCGTATAGCCGCCGGAGACATTGCCGTCACTGAAATAGGACAGGATGTTCTCCTGACGCTCCGGTGTGAACACCACAATGAGGTCGCTGACCTCCTGAAGCTGAGCAACACTCTCGGCCTGTGTGATGCGGTCCGCCGCCATCCGCTGTACTGTCTGGCGCTGGCCGCAGGCGGTGCAAGTGATCAGGAGAAGGAGAAGCAAACAAAACGTGAGACTCTTTTTCATCACTCAAGACCCCCATTTCGCAATCAAATTATTCTTGTCATGCTGATTGACCGTTGTATTTGCGTAACCACTGGAGGATTGCTGCATCACCGCACGGGCTGTACAATTATTCAAAAGTGGATGCATCAAAGCTAACGCATGTCCTGTTTCATGAATTACCGTCTTTGTTTTTTGCGTGGAATTACTCGCATCTAAGAGTGACGGGTCTAAATCTATGCGAGCCTGAACAACTTGCGCGCTGGAGGAACTAATATCAATTTCACTATATCCTCCAAGTACATTCTTTTTATACAAATGTGCTCGCCCAATCGTAGTACCCGTCAACTCAACCGAATGGAAATTAATGTCCCCTGTGTTATCCGAATCTCCTGAGAAAGTGTACTGGCTGATTTTTACTTTTGACGAAATATTGTTCCAAGTAAAAATACTCTTTGATGCATCCAAGTTATAGTAAAAATCTCTTGAACACATCTTTGCCGTCAGTCCTGTTGCGTTCTTGTTGTTTGCCCATTTCCATCCATAGTATGCTCCGCTACACGCAAATGCGTCTTCGACAAAGAACATACTAACAAACAGCATGAGCAATGCGAGGGAAGTGAATTTGTGCAAAGATTTCATTTAGGATCCTCCTTTCTAAGTTGTATCTTCATTATATATTTTATTGTGTTCAAAATCAATATGCATTTTGTCTGATATTTCATGTATTTTATGTGCATAACGACATGTTTTGTGGCATTCTGAATAAAATCCAAAAGAAGTATACAGGACAATATTGGATACATTTTTAGAAGCTGCCGATGGGGATGGAGCCGTCGTCAGTGCCTTTTTCAATGGAACGAATGGTGATCCAGTAGCTGCGGCCGCCGCCCATATCCACCTGTACCCGGTCCCCGGCCCGGCGGCCCAGCACGGCCTTCCCTACCGGGGACTCCTTGCTGATGAGGCCCTTCAGTGCATCCTGCCGCAGGGTGGTGACCAGCTGGATCCTCCGGCTCTTGCCGGTGTTTTCCATGAAGATCTCCACGGTGTCGTAGAGGCCCGCCGTGTCCTGACCGGAGCGGTCGTCGATGATGCGGGCGGTCTTGATCATCCGCTGCAGGTAGCGGATGCGACTGTCGTTGCGATTCTTCTCCTGCTTGGCGCACTTATACTCGAAATTCTCACTGAGGTCACCGAAGGCCCGTGCCGTCTGCACGTCCTCGATGAGCTTGGGACGCAGCACCTGCGTCCGGTAGTCGATCTCCTCCTGCATCTTCTGCACGTCGCCACGGGTCAATTCATCGTACATCGTTATTCCTCCCAAGCTTGCGCCAGACGGCGCAGTCCCTCCGGCAGACGCTCCAGGTCGATGCCGGAATAGTTTACCACCACGATATGCTGGGGCGCTGTCTCCGGGACGCTGTAATAGTCCGACAGCAACGCCAGACGCACCCCCTGCTCCGCCGCCCGGCTCCGCAGCGCCGCATCCGGCAGACGGGTATCCAGCCGCACCAGAAAGTGCAGACCGGCGTCCTGCTCCATGATCTCCACCCGGTCCGCCAGCGGGCTGGAGCGCAGCATGGCGATGACGGCGTCCCGCTTCTGGCGGTAGCGGGCCTTCATGCGGCTCAGGTGCTGCTCATAGCGGCCCTGCGCCATGAATTTGGCCAGAGTATACTGCTCGAAGCCCGACACCGTGCAGGCGTAAAAGCCCAGCTTCTCCCGATAGACCTCCATGAGTCGGGGCGGCAGGATCATGTAGCTGATGCGGATGGAGGGGGCGATGGTCTTGGAGAAGGTGTTCAGGTAGATGACCCGCTGGGCCTCGTCGATGGAGAACAACGTGGGGATGGGGCGGCCCACGAAGCGGAACTCGCTGTCGTAGTCATCCTCCAGTATCCAGCGTCCCTCCTGCTCCTCCGCCCAGCGCAGCAGCTCCTGCCGCCGTCCGATGGGCATGACGATACCCGTGGGATAGTGGTGGGAGGGAGAAAGATGGACGATGTCCGCCTCCTGACGGCGCAGAAGCCGGGTGGAGAGGCCCTTTTCATCCAGTCCCACCTGCCGCAGATTCACCTGATGGCTGCGGTAAATTTCCGCAATTTTGCTGTATCCGGGGTCCTCCACGGCGTAGCACTTCTCCCGGCCCAGCAGCTGGATCAGCAGCGAATACAGAAACTCCGTACCGGCGCCGACGATGATCTGGCCGCTGTCCACGTTCATGCCGCGGAACTGGCGCAGATAGTCGCTGATGGCCCGGCGCAGCTCCTCCGCCCCGTTGTAGGGGGCGGCCTGCAGCAGGGCCTTGTCCCGCTCCAGCAGCGTCTCCCGCATGAGGCGGGCCCAGACGGTAAAGGGGAAATACGCCCGGTCGATGGAATTGGTCACAAGGTCCAGAAAATAGGTCTTCTGCTCCGGCTCCGGCGGCAGCGGGGCAGGCTGCCGGGCCG
The genomic region above belongs to Vescimonas coprocola and contains:
- the xdhC gene encoding xanthine dehydrogenase subunit XdhC, with the translated sequence MAKNQYQLVTFFLNGKEVERMIDVRASLTDMLRNDFSMTSVKKGCEVGECGACNVLIDGECYNSCLYLAVWAEGKHITTLEGLMGPNGELSDIQQAFMEETSIQCGFCIPGFIMTAVEILDRGVYYTDDQLRKLLSGHLCRCTGYENIFKAVKKTMLRRLGRLDDPFLNT
- a CDS encoding nucleotidyltransferase family protein, translating into MAQLRIGCVVMAAGNARRFGENKLAVQVQGKALFRRALEAVPAERFIRTVVVSQYPEVLELAHRMGFVPVPNRHPDWGISHTISLGLGKLPEMDAALFQVADQPLLRRESVGSLVDFYREHPEHIAALGHDGIRGNPCLFPARLFPELLALQGDHGGNQVIRRHEEDLLLWEVPAPELTDVDTPQVLAQLRRDMAEE
- a CDS encoding CatA-like O-acetyltransferase gives rise to the protein MSYQLIDMTKDPRSGQFAYFRQMLFPFAGVTAEVDITDFAARRQGRPFFLSFLYAVVRAANAVPQLRRRIRADGSVVEYNWCPPSYTAMKPDGVYVYCTVEGDLPYEAFVALGQRRQEEVLRRGTLTEDGDALSFFFVSSLPWLHYSQLEHPAVSADDSNPRISWGKAVTKHGRTTLPVSLFVNHALADGLHISQFFAGLERELQALADSWQAEE
- the xdhB gene encoding xanthine dehydrogenase subunit XdhB, with product MYDMSALYQAESVQDAIRLRLEHPEAQIIAGGTDVLVQMREGKRAGKALISIQGCHEMRGVTLDEEENLRIGSLTTFSHITADPLIQQYINVLGEAVDMVGGPQIRNAGTIGGNTCNGVTSADSASTLHAWEAMVEITGKNGVRRVPIKDFYLKAGTVDLRVEEGEIQTAILIPKASYDRTFGHYIKYAMRNAMDIATLGTSVNARLSEDKKTFDRVRIAFGVAGPVPMRAPHAEEFINGKPVTLENIEGFGKAVLEDIHPRDSWRASKAFRSHIAVESAKRCLMESVKLAGGEL
- the alaS gene encoding alanine--tRNA ligase; translation: MSHPYHGLNELREMFLSFFESKGHLRLPSFSLVPQNDKSILLINAGMTPMKPWFKGEEEPPRRRVCTCQKCIRTGDIENVGKTARHGTYFEMLGNFSFGDYFKHEAIAWSWEFLTEVVGLEPDRLYPSIYLNDDEAFDIWNKEVGIPAERIFRFGKEDNFWEHGSGPCGPCSEIYYDRGPEYGCGKPGCTVGCDCDRYIEIWNNVFSQFDNDGHGNYTELKQKNIDTGMGLERLACVCQNVDSLFDVDTVMNITHKVSELTGAHYGETEKRDVSLRVITDHIRSATFMICDGILPSNEGRGYVLRRLLRRAARHGKLLGVNDPFLYQVVDTVIHENEGQYPDLREKQTYITKVIRTEEENFGRTIDGGMKIFSDLLAEHKQKLEKIFSGADAFRLYDTFGFPIDLTMEMAADEGLSVDENAFQKLMKEQKERAREARKALGDLGWAGVEFGKDVPATEFVGYDHSECDAKIVAIVADEELRDEVAAGAEAVVVLDHSPFYAEMGGQVADHGTITADGVVFTVADVQKNKGGKFMHYGRLAQGVLHVGDTVHAAIDMERRKAIQRAHSTTHLLDAALKKVLGDHVHQAGSLVEPDRLRFDFTHFEAISPEELRQVEELVNDAILEGYPVVTEALPIEEAKKKGAVAMFGEKYGETVRVVEMSDFSVEFCGGTHVDNTAKAGPFRIKSESSVASGVRRIEATCGKLSLKAMESSQGVLSRAAQFLKTAPSGLLERMEQQANEMKQLRQALEKFKAEASLGEARQFLASAKTVKDLHVLATTRNGVDTAELRTMGDFLRDKDPKAVAVIASINGEKITFLAVCGKEAVARGIKAGDLVRHVSAICGGKGGGKPDSAMGGGSDPLKVDDALASVDDFVSEKLG
- a CDS encoding histidine triad nucleotide-binding protein; its protein translation is MKNDCLFCAIAGGEIPSNKVYEDELCYAFYDIAPQAPTHFLVIPKAHIASVAEVNGGNSAVVAHIFEVIARLCREKGLESYRVVSNIGEQAGQSVHHLHFHVLSGRDMTWPPG
- a CDS encoding YoaK family protein, coding for MTEQKLLPIDHCRHLAFAAIGGFFGGYALLCRGGILGSSQTMNLVELVIDALFGRGSSVLLHLLCLVIYVVGVMLSVIVPHVFHVDMRRLSPCITAAAAIAMGFFPADMTPLVALYPVFFSMSIQWSTFAGARGFQSATIFNSNNTKQASLALAHYLCEGEREQLTKLWFYGSTLLAFHAGAVWSWLAVKWLDVRGVWGVLPQLALAYYLVLREEQAERVLTPAQIREQEVLGEAEELVEEAQEMVEEEKED
- the xdhA gene encoding xanthine dehydrogenase subunit XdhA, which codes for MAEVGKAEVRVDAFDKATGRTKYYEDLMPRDALYVRIKHATIAHGFVKSVDTSAAEQIPGVVKVLTCFDVPEHPFPTAGHPWSMDPGHQDVADRHLLNRHVRYYGDDVAVVIAENEVAAMQGVRALQVEYEELPFVLDVQKAMEPGAPQLHEAYPNNILKHTDMKTGDYQAAIQEPGLIKVEGWYETPTVQHCHIENHGCFAYEENGRITVVSSTQIPHIIRRVVGQALGRPWSDIRVVKPYIGGGFGNKQDALYEPLCAWCSTQVHGRCVRVDCSREETFVSNRVRHAIRFHIVSWLRKDGTFAARKVELYSNQGSYASHGHSIVAKAMDSFSQHYPCDNMECDAWTVFTNRPAAGAMRGYGMPQASFADESNVDECAKAVGMDPLAFRMQNLMPKGFEDSFSHNVNYEDSFRQCLEVGKKYIDYDRKKAEFAKETGPIRHGIGVATFWYNTAVYPISLETSSNRMLLNLDGSVTMQCGETEIGQGADTAYAQMTSDVVGLGDYRKVHVVSCQDTDITPTGLGAYASRQTYVAGFSIRQTGLMLKEKILDYASKLTRQAVYNMDIVDGNIVRNTDGKVLMSLSELAMHAQYDPADSQHITAESTYTIRNNAYSFGCTFAVVEVDIPMCKVTLQEIINVHDCGKLVNPALAEAQVHGGMSMAIGYGLSEQLLFDEKTGRPLNNNLLDYKLSTIMDHPHLEAQFVENAEPTSAFGTKALGEPPACSGAPAIRNAIYNATGVAIDQDPITPHVLFQRFTEEGLIRD